Proteins co-encoded in one Capsicum annuum cultivar UCD-10X-F1 chromosome 9, UCD10Xv1.1, whole genome shotgun sequence genomic window:
- the LOC107876732 gene encoding aspartic proteinase 36-like isoform X1 — protein sequence MLKIMDLRKKGCFILLLVLLVHVVGGNVVFNVEHKFGGRGKAVLRELKAHDVRRHGRMLAPEDFQLGGNGNPTGSGLYFARISIGTPSKDYHVQVDTGSDLFWLNCAGCNNCSTKTTLGIELTQYNIYASTSGKSITCEQDVCAATFEGESSECKVGKPCKFEVKYVDGTTVEGNLVQDRVNLDQVSGDYKASPLQGNIAFGCASKQSGDLAGSSKSAVDGIIGFGSLNSSLISQLAASGTVKKKFAHCLDGVKGGGIFAIGQVVEPHVNSVPLLSNKSHYTLPLDHIEVGGQVLNIPTYKSESKSSQAAILDSGTTLAYIPSKVYKALIDKLREKQPELKIHRFEGVHDCFKYSGKIDDGFPAVTFKFKGNLSLTAYPHDYLHENEGQWCFGWQDGAEVLKDADYTYLLGGITLPRFYFDPNCCVLSHTQLYMIRQLIKNVVYILYPQRFDKLKFYSNLLF from the exons ATGTTGAAGATAATGGATCTGAGGAAAAAAGGGTGCTTTATTCTTTTGCTGGTTTTGTTGGTTCATGTGGTGGGGGGAAATGTCGTGTTCAATGTGGAACACAAATTTGGTGGGCGTGGAAAGGCTGTTTTGAGGGAGCTCAAAGCCCACGACGTCCGTCGTCACGGCAGAATGCTCGCCCCAGAGGACTTCCAATTGGGTGGCAACGGCAATCCCACTGGTTCAGG ATTGTATTTCGCTAGGATTTCAATTGGGACACCTTCCAAGGACTATCACGTTCAGGTCGATACAGGAAGTGACCTTTTTTGGCTAAACTGTGCGGGCTGTAACAATTGTTCTACAAAAACCACTCtaggg ATAGAGCTGACGCAATATAACATATACGCGTCAACAAGTGGGAAATCTATTACCTGTGAGCAAGATGTTTGTGCTGCTACGTTCGAAGGAGAATCCTCAGAGTGCAAGGTGGGAAAGCCATGTAAATTTGAGGTTAAATATGTAGATGGAACCACAGTTGAAGGAAACCTTGTACAGGATAGGGTTAATTTAGATCAAGTGTCCGGAGACTATAAAGCATCACCCCTCCAGGGAAACATAGCATTTGG GTGCGCGTCTAAACAATCTGGAGATCTTGCCGGTTCATCTAAAAGTGCAGTTGACGGGATAATTGGTTTTGGATCATTAAACTCGTCCCTCATCTCACAGTTAGCTGCTTCTGGAACTGTGAAAAAAAAGTTTGCACATTGCCTCGACGGAGTTAAAGGAGGCGGCATATTTGCTATTGGACAAGTAGTTGAGCCACATGTAAACTCAGTCCCATTACTCTCAAACAA GTCACACTACACTTTACCTCTCGACCATATTGAGGTCGGGGGTCAAGTTCTAAACATTCCGACTTACAAATCTGAGTCGAAGTCCAGTCAGGCAGCGATACTTGATAGTGGAACAACCTTAGCATATATTCCAAGCAAGGTCTATAAGGCTCTCATTGACAAG CTTAGGGAAAAGCAACCAGAGTTGAAGATTCATCGGTTTGAAGGTGTTCACGACTGCTTTAAGTACAGCGGAAA GATTGATGACGGTTTCCCAGCTGTAACATTTAAGTTTAAGGGAAATCTTTCTTTGACAGCCTATCCCCATGATTATCTTCACGAAAAT GAAGGTCAATGGTGTTTTGGTTGGCAGGACGGAGCGGAGGTATTGAAGGATGCAGATTATACTTATCTACTAGGAGGTATCACTCTACCCCGCTTCTACTTTGACCCGAACTGTTGCGTCCTTTCGCACACGCAATTGTACATGATTAGACAATTAATAAAGAATGTAGTTTATATATTGTACCCACAGAGATTTGACAAATTGAAGTTCTattctaatttattattttag
- the LOC107876732 gene encoding aspartic proteinase 36-like isoform X2 encodes MLKIMDLRKKGCFILLLVLLVHVVGGNVVFNVEHKFGGRGKAVLRELKAHDVRRHGRMLAPEDFQLGGNGNPTGSGLYFARISIGTPSKDYHVQVDTGSDLFWLNCAGCNNCSTKTTLGIELTQYNIYASTSGKSITCEQDVCAATFEGESSECKVGKPCKFEVKYVDGTTVEGNLVQDRVNLDQVSGDYKASPLQGNIAFGCASKQSGDLAGSSKSAVDGIIGFGSLNSSLISQLAASGTVKKKFAHCLDGVKGGGIFAIGQVVEPHVNSVPLLSNKSHYTLPLDHIEVGGQVLNIPTYKSESKSSQAAILDSGTTLAYIPSKVYKALIDKLREKQPELKIHRFEGVHDCFKYSGKIDDGFPAVTFKFKGNLSLTAYPHDYLHENEGQWCFGWQDGAEVLKDADYTYLLGVWHI; translated from the exons ATGTTGAAGATAATGGATCTGAGGAAAAAAGGGTGCTTTATTCTTTTGCTGGTTTTGTTGGTTCATGTGGTGGGGGGAAATGTCGTGTTCAATGTGGAACACAAATTTGGTGGGCGTGGAAAGGCTGTTTTGAGGGAGCTCAAAGCCCACGACGTCCGTCGTCACGGCAGAATGCTCGCCCCAGAGGACTTCCAATTGGGTGGCAACGGCAATCCCACTGGTTCAGG ATTGTATTTCGCTAGGATTTCAATTGGGACACCTTCCAAGGACTATCACGTTCAGGTCGATACAGGAAGTGACCTTTTTTGGCTAAACTGTGCGGGCTGTAACAATTGTTCTACAAAAACCACTCtaggg ATAGAGCTGACGCAATATAACATATACGCGTCAACAAGTGGGAAATCTATTACCTGTGAGCAAGATGTTTGTGCTGCTACGTTCGAAGGAGAATCCTCAGAGTGCAAGGTGGGAAAGCCATGTAAATTTGAGGTTAAATATGTAGATGGAACCACAGTTGAAGGAAACCTTGTACAGGATAGGGTTAATTTAGATCAAGTGTCCGGAGACTATAAAGCATCACCCCTCCAGGGAAACATAGCATTTGG GTGCGCGTCTAAACAATCTGGAGATCTTGCCGGTTCATCTAAAAGTGCAGTTGACGGGATAATTGGTTTTGGATCATTAAACTCGTCCCTCATCTCACAGTTAGCTGCTTCTGGAACTGTGAAAAAAAAGTTTGCACATTGCCTCGACGGAGTTAAAGGAGGCGGCATATTTGCTATTGGACAAGTAGTTGAGCCACATGTAAACTCAGTCCCATTACTCTCAAACAA GTCACACTACACTTTACCTCTCGACCATATTGAGGTCGGGGGTCAAGTTCTAAACATTCCGACTTACAAATCTGAGTCGAAGTCCAGTCAGGCAGCGATACTTGATAGTGGAACAACCTTAGCATATATTCCAAGCAAGGTCTATAAGGCTCTCATTGACAAG CTTAGGGAAAAGCAACCAGAGTTGAAGATTCATCGGTTTGAAGGTGTTCACGACTGCTTTAAGTACAGCGGAAA GATTGATGACGGTTTCCCAGCTGTAACATTTAAGTTTAAGGGAAATCTTTCTTTGACAGCCTATCCCCATGATTATCTTCACGAAAAT GAAGGTCAATGGTGTTTTGGTTGGCAGGACGGAGCGGAGGTATTGAAGGATGCAGATTATACTTATCTACTAGGAG